The Aureispira anguillae genome contains a region encoding:
- a CDS encoding SixA phosphatase family protein → MKTLYLVRHAKSSWKDLSLKDIDRPLNKRGMRDAPFMGKLMHRKGIFPDKIITSPAKRAQLTAKEFALQLGYQWDNTQVLATIYEASAYDLVNIVQHLDDQWQEVMLFGHNPSYTVFTNFYAIPELDNVPTGAVVAIQFPVDTWAAVTPKNGQLHFFEYPRQYFP, encoded by the coding sequence ATGAAAACACTATATCTTGTACGACATGCCAAATCTAGCTGGAAAGATCTTAGCCTAAAGGATATAGATCGTCCATTGAATAAGCGAGGAATGCGAGATGCTCCATTTATGGGTAAATTAATGCATCGAAAGGGAATTTTTCCTGATAAGATTATTACAAGCCCTGCCAAACGAGCCCAACTTACTGCAAAGGAGTTTGCCCTCCAGTTAGGTTATCAGTGGGATAATACTCAAGTACTTGCTACTATTTATGAGGCGAGTGCCTATGACTTGGTGAATATAGTACAGCATCTTGATGATCAATGGCAAGAGGTGATGTTATTTGGGCATAATCCTTCCTATACGGTTTTTACCAATTTTTATGCAATTCCTGAACTTGATAATGTGCCAACGGGAGCCGTTGTTGCTATTCAGTTTCCTGTTGATACTTGGGCGGCTGTCACTCCCAAAAATGGACAACTACACTTTTTTGAATATCCTCGACAATACTTTCCTTAA
- a CDS encoding TonB-dependent receptor produces MKIVYLFLLLFATNIIVMAQGDDKNNRTQKFRGKVFDKTTQQTLISATVFVQGIEPALATTTDVDGNFVLENVPVGRQVIEVQYLGYVTYVSDGIIVTTAKEPYLEIAMAESVETTEEVVVRASESNGIGNRALNELSVVSTRSFSAEQTQRYAGSLDDPGRMAMAFSGVQASQDDENDIVIRGNSAMAMAWRLQGLAIENTSHFTHPGSSGGGISALSVAVLGQSDFSTGAFSAEYGNAYSGVFDLRFRKGNMQDFDFMARIGVLGIDLSVEGPIKKGKSSFLFNYRYSTLGIMGAMGIYVVRENVLNDFQDLSFNLNIVSKDNKHHLKFFGLGGVSSEQWQIKDTADWVTRLDYVRKNFKTNMGILGLNYTYLLDDQSFLTIVSGVQVYQISDNEDNANWALPGLGDANQINSYIKKKNKITRTPTDYVTPDSTRINTHEYVYGRYSVQGTYSRKISNRFRLKTGISGHAMFYYLHKGLYRDSVRGYETLLNKIQGISPLIQAYVQGNYRPTPKLTLNIGVAGSFLGLNNSYSIEPRFSAKYAISKKTTLTAAYGLHAKMLPIGVYLLNIDGGEKNRNLKMAKSHHIIIGGEQIVGKSLRIGLELYYQHLFDLPISPDSNSTYWFYNERFGYGDRAMVSEGKGRNYGIDLTVEKAFNKGWFLLCSGSLYSSNYKTLSNEWRRTRMDGLYSLSLMGAKEFTFKKGGILQLGLKFFLNGSNRYTPIDEAASKVAGGLVLDESRAFEGSYAEDAYGVYYRFDARIAYIKSHTKWSYTIALDFQNLTDAKNIKEYLYDIKQNQLVPRYHSGILPAVSFRVDF; encoded by the coding sequence ATGAAAATAGTATATCTCTTTTTATTGTTGTTCGCAACAAATATTATTGTGATGGCACAGGGTGACGACAAGAATAATCGAACCCAAAAGTTTAGAGGAAAAGTATTTGATAAGACGACTCAGCAGACTTTAATTAGTGCTACTGTTTTTGTTCAAGGAATAGAGCCTGCTCTAGCAACAACAACAGATGTGGATGGCAATTTTGTATTAGAAAATGTGCCAGTAGGACGACAGGTGATAGAGGTTCAATATTTGGGATATGTAACTTATGTGAGTGATGGTATTATTGTGACAACAGCCAAAGAACCCTATTTAGAGATTGCGATGGCAGAATCGGTAGAAACAACAGAAGAAGTTGTTGTAAGGGCCTCGGAATCGAATGGGATAGGAAATAGAGCACTCAATGAATTATCTGTCGTAAGCACTCGATCCTTTTCGGCTGAACAGACACAACGTTATGCTGGGTCTTTGGATGATCCTGGTCGTATGGCGATGGCTTTCTCAGGCGTTCAGGCAAGCCAAGATGACGAGAATGATATTGTAATTAGAGGAAATTCGGCGATGGCAATGGCATGGCGTCTGCAAGGGTTAGCTATAGAAAATACAAGCCATTTTACACATCCTGGTTCTAGTGGGGGAGGAATCTCAGCCTTAAGTGTAGCGGTTTTGGGACAATCTGATTTTTCTACAGGGGCGTTTTCAGCAGAGTATGGGAATGCCTATTCTGGTGTTTTTGATTTGCGTTTCCGCAAAGGGAATATGCAGGATTTTGATTTTATGGCTCGTATAGGAGTCTTGGGAATTGACCTTTCGGTAGAGGGACCCATCAAAAAAGGAAAGAGTTCCTTTTTGTTTAATTATCGTTATTCTACTTTGGGAATAATGGGAGCGATGGGAATCTATGTCGTGCGTGAAAATGTATTAAATGATTTTCAGGATCTTTCGTTTAATTTGAATATTGTATCTAAGGATAATAAGCATCATCTCAAGTTTTTTGGTTTAGGTGGTGTTTCTAGCGAGCAATGGCAGATTAAAGATACGGCAGATTGGGTTACTCGTTTGGACTATGTTCGCAAAAATTTTAAGACGAATATGGGGATTTTAGGACTGAATTATACCTATTTGCTAGACGATCAATCTTTCTTAACTATTGTTTCAGGCGTACAAGTGTATCAAATCTCCGATAATGAAGATAATGCCAATTGGGCGTTGCCAGGCTTGGGAGATGCGAACCAAATCAATTCTTACATTAAGAAGAAAAATAAAATAACAAGAACTCCTACCGATTATGTAACCCCTGATAGTACTCGAATAAATACCCATGAATATGTTTATGGGCGCTATAGTGTACAAGGAACCTATAGCCGAAAGATCAGCAATCGTTTTCGGCTAAAAACGGGCATATCGGGACATGCCATGTTTTATTATTTACACAAAGGTTTGTATCGAGATTCTGTTCGTGGTTATGAAACCCTATTAAATAAAATACAAGGAATAAGCCCTTTGATACAAGCTTATGTTCAAGGAAATTATAGACCAACTCCTAAACTAACGCTCAATATTGGTGTAGCAGGATCTTTTCTAGGATTAAACAATAGTTATTCTATAGAGCCACGGTTTTCCGCAAAATATGCTATTTCTAAAAAGACCACGCTTACTGCCGCTTATGGCTTGCACGCTAAAATGCTTCCTATTGGTGTCTATTTATTGAATATTGATGGAGGAGAAAAAAATAGAAATCTTAAAATGGCAAAATCTCATCATATTATAATAGGAGGGGAACAAATTGTTGGGAAAAGTTTGAGGATTGGTTTGGAGTTATACTACCAACATTTATTTGATTTGCCCATTAGCCCAGATTCTAATAGTACGTATTGGTTTTATAATGAACGTTTTGGCTATGGGGATAGAGCGATGGTTTCGGAGGGGAAAGGACGAAATTATGGAATTGACTTGACGGTTGAAAAAGCATTTAATAAGGGGTGGTTTTTGCTGTGTTCAGGATCTTTATATAGCTCTAATTATAAAACTCTATCTAATGAATGGAGACGTACGAGAATGGATGGTTTGTATAGTCTTAGTTTGATGGGAGCCAAAGAATTTACCTTTAAGAAGGGAGGAATTTTGCAACTTGGGTTAAAGTTCTTTCTGAATGGTAGTAATCGTTACACTCCAATTGACGAAGCTGCGTCTAAGGTTGCGGGTGGTTTGGTCTTGGATGAATCTAGAGCGTTTGAAGGGAGCTATGCAGAAGATGCTTATGGCGTTTATTATCGTTTTGATGCTCGTATTGCTTATATTAAAAGCCACACCAAATGGTCCTATACAATTGCTTTGGATTTCCAGAATTTAACCGATGCTAAAAATATCAAAGAATATTTATATGATATTAAACAGAACCAACTTGTTCCTAGATACCACAGCGGTATTTTACCAGCAGTAAGTTTTAGGGTTGATTTTTAA
- a CDS encoding M56 and MltD domain-containing protein: MNPIRCMVVSVFTLSTLMLLYRLVIQNKASFGTRRIALLLILLCSIALPFLEIESPMNNWQSIISPPSFLAKKNQTYTLKEADMLHEAVQVVDLFSPVNVEQQTIEETSIPLSKYSKNTNFFDKQYLLIVYLLGFLLLGIRLLLQLGQFFLAIFYHKNIVKDGYRYVLMNHPNIASSFMNYILISKDIWESDDQLLIVEHECMHVRLWHSLDRLCTEILCVFQWFNPFIYWFRKDLIAVHEYQVDQALIANGVDSILYQQLIAKYASPTHSFNFGNHFNHSLTLNRIKMIAQHKTFTKRNTYRILLLFPMVMILSCIFAFQSPKTKPATTSSISGGITIPSIPSEIDFAGEALPMDNFDAKERFDRELISNCFRHSATVLFLKRANRYFPIIEPILAQHGIPDDIKYLAVAESALANAVSPMGAKGFWQFMPRSAQEKGLEISTEIDERYHLEKATVAACQYLKEAYQKLGSWTLAAAAYNMGRAGLQKKMTEQGGKNYFDLHLNTETARYVLRIMAIKEIMQHPASYGFNLEEKDLYPPMPTFKVVVERNAVPNLADYAKKHHISYRMLKLYNPWLLGTSLKNPNHKAYSIKIPVS, from the coding sequence ATGAATCCAATCAGATGTATGGTAGTTTCTGTATTTACGTTGAGTACATTGATGTTATTGTATCGCTTAGTGATACAAAACAAAGCATCTTTTGGTACAAGAAGGATAGCCTTGTTATTGATTTTGTTGTGCTCTATTGCCTTGCCATTCTTAGAAATTGAATCGCCTATGAACAACTGGCAATCAATAATTTCTCCCCCTTCTTTTTTAGCAAAAAAAAACCAGACCTATACGCTAAAAGAGGCAGATATGTTGCATGAAGCAGTTCAAGTTGTGGATCTCTTTTCGCCCGTTAATGTAGAACAACAAACTATAGAGGAAACAAGTATTCCTCTTTCAAAATATTCAAAAAACACTAATTTTTTTGACAAACAATACTTGCTTATTGTTTATTTACTGGGGTTTTTACTCCTAGGAATCCGACTATTATTACAATTAGGACAGTTTTTCCTTGCTATCTTTTATCATAAAAACATTGTAAAAGATGGTTATCGGTATGTCCTTATGAATCATCCCAACATTGCATCTTCTTTTATGAATTACATTCTAATAAGTAAAGATATTTGGGAATCTGACGACCAATTACTCATTGTTGAACATGAATGCATGCATGTTCGACTATGGCACAGTTTAGATCGACTTTGTACTGAGATTTTATGCGTTTTTCAGTGGTTTAATCCTTTCATCTATTGGTTTCGAAAAGATTTGATTGCGGTACATGAGTACCAAGTAGACCAAGCACTTATCGCTAATGGTGTTGACAGCATTCTCTATCAACAACTCATTGCTAAATATGCTTCACCTACCCATTCATTTAACTTTGGAAATCATTTTAACCATTCACTAACTTTAAATCGTATAAAAATGATTGCTCAACATAAAACATTTACCAAACGCAATACTTATCGTATCCTTTTGCTATTTCCTATGGTTATGATATTGTCTTGTATTTTTGCTTTTCAATCGCCTAAAACCAAGCCTGCCACAACCAGTAGCATTTCTGGAGGAATTACGATTCCATCCATACCCAGCGAGATAGATTTTGCAGGGGAAGCCTTGCCTATGGATAATTTTGATGCCAAAGAACGCTTTGATCGAGAGTTAATTTCCAATTGTTTTCGCCATTCTGCAACCGTGTTATTTTTGAAGAGAGCCAATCGTTATTTTCCTATTATTGAGCCTATTTTAGCCCAACATGGTATTCCTGATGACATCAAGTACTTAGCAGTAGCCGAGTCTGCTCTGGCGAATGCCGTTTCACCAATGGGTGCAAAAGGTTTTTGGCAATTTATGCCTAGAAGCGCTCAAGAAAAGGGGCTGGAAATATCTACCGAAATTGATGAACGCTATCACTTAGAAAAAGCAACCGTCGCCGCTTGTCAATACCTAAAAGAGGCCTATCAAAAATTGGGTTCTTGGACTTTGGCAGCAGCAGCATATAATATGGGGCGTGCTGGACTTCAGAAAAAAATGACTGAACAAGGAGGAAAGAATTATTTTGATTTGCATCTGAATACAGAGACAGCACGTTATGTCCTTCGGATTATGGCGATCAAGGAAATTATGCAACACCCTGCATCTTACGGCTTTAATTTGGAAGAAAAAGACCTCTACCCTCCTATGCCAACATTTAAGGTTGTTGTAGAACGCAATGCTGTTCCCAATTTAGCAGATTATGCCAAAAAACACCACATATCCTACCGTATGCTTAAGCTTTATAACCCTTGGTTGCTAGGTACTTCCCTAAAAAACCCAAACCATAAAGCGTATTCAATTAAGATACCTGTGAGTTAG
- a CDS encoding Tex family protein produces the protein MINRIAQALNLSPKSIENVIELLEDGATIPFIARYRKEATGSLDEVQIMNIFEQWESQKDILKRQEAILKAIEGQDKLTPELKTRIETTFDLTKLEDIYLPYKKKRQTRAAKARAKGLEGLAKLIMAQRTNDVEREAQRFVKGEVVDVADALQGARDIIAEWINEDERARNAVRRQFERFARGTAKLVKSKEEEAIKYKDYFEFEKALDKVQPHQLLAILRAEKEGFLRVNIEPEEFRPLESLDRIYLKGKNEAEDVMADAITDAYKRLLKPSISTEFRNKSKEKADDYSINIFATNLRQLLLASPLGQKRILAIDPGFATGCKVVCLSDTGDLKEHTVIYPTAPRNKTAEAERILTRLVQKYNIEAIAIGNGTAGRETEAFVRGLKFKHKVDIFLVNESGASIYSASDIARKEFPDEDITVRGSVSIGRRLADPLAELVKIDPKSIGVGQYQHDVDQKKLQLKLDAVVESCVNAVGVDLNTASEHLLTYVSGLGYSIARNIVAYRKANGSFNSRKELLDVPRLGAKAYEQAAGFLRVKNAKNPLDNTAVHPEVYSIVEQMAKDLNCQVEDLIANAELRKQIDLNVYTSNKVGLPTLKDIMGELEKPGRDPRSTRQVFSFANISSIEELSAGMKLPAVVTNITAFGAFVDIGIKENGLIHKSKMSHKFVDDPATVLKLGEELEVTVLDVDLQRKRIQLSLVD, from the coding sequence ATGATAAATAGAATCGCCCAAGCACTGAATTTAAGCCCCAAGTCAATAGAAAATGTAATCGAATTGTTGGAAGATGGTGCAACCATCCCTTTTATTGCACGGTATCGGAAAGAAGCGACAGGAAGTTTAGATGAGGTTCAAATTATGAACATATTTGAACAATGGGAATCCCAAAAAGACATTCTAAAACGACAAGAAGCTATCTTAAAAGCAATTGAGGGGCAAGACAAATTGACGCCCGAACTCAAAACAAGAATAGAAACAACCTTTGATTTAACCAAGTTAGAAGATATTTACTTGCCCTATAAAAAGAAACGTCAAACAAGAGCGGCCAAAGCAAGAGCCAAAGGTTTAGAAGGTTTGGCAAAGTTGATTATGGCACAACGAACCAATGATGTGGAACGAGAGGCACAGCGTTTTGTTAAGGGAGAAGTGGTTGATGTTGCAGATGCACTGCAAGGAGCTAGAGATATTATTGCTGAGTGGATCAATGAAGATGAACGAGCGAGAAATGCTGTTCGTCGCCAATTTGAACGTTTTGCTAGAGGAACTGCCAAATTGGTTAAATCAAAAGAAGAAGAGGCGATTAAATACAAAGATTATTTTGAATTTGAAAAAGCCTTAGATAAGGTACAACCGCATCAATTATTGGCTATTCTTCGAGCTGAAAAGGAGGGATTTTTGAGGGTCAACATTGAACCAGAAGAGTTTCGTCCTTTGGAGAGTTTAGATCGTATTTACCTAAAGGGAAAAAATGAGGCAGAAGATGTAATGGCCGATGCGATCACAGATGCTTATAAGCGTTTGTTAAAGCCTTCTATCAGTACGGAATTTAGAAATAAATCGAAGGAAAAAGCAGACGATTATTCCATCAACATCTTTGCTACAAACCTTCGTCAATTGTTGTTAGCTTCACCATTGGGGCAGAAACGAATCTTGGCTATTGATCCAGGTTTTGCAACGGGTTGTAAGGTGGTTTGTCTTTCGGACACGGGCGACCTAAAAGAGCATACGGTTATTTATCCTACTGCTCCTCGCAATAAAACCGCAGAGGCAGAACGCATTTTGACACGTTTGGTTCAGAAATACAACATAGAGGCCATTGCAATTGGCAATGGAACAGCAGGCAGAGAAACGGAGGCTTTTGTAAGAGGCCTTAAATTTAAGCACAAGGTAGACATCTTCTTGGTCAATGAAAGTGGTGCTTCTATTTACTCAGCTTCAGATATTGCCCGCAAAGAATTTCCCGATGAAGATATTACGGTTAGAGGTTCAGTTTCTATTGGTCGGCGTTTGGCAGATCCCTTGGCTGAATTGGTGAAAATTGATCCTAAATCAATTGGTGTTGGGCAGTATCAGCACGATGTGGATCAAAAGAAGTTGCAACTTAAACTAGATGCTGTTGTTGAAAGTTGCGTAAATGCTGTTGGGGTAGACCTCAATACAGCCAGTGAACATTTGTTAACCTATGTCTCTGGTTTGGGCTATAGCATTGCTCGAAATATTGTAGCTTACAGAAAGGCAAATGGGTCTTTTAATAGCCGAAAAGAGTTGTTAGATGTCCCTCGTTTGGGAGCCAAGGCTTATGAACAAGCTGCTGGTTTTTTGAGAGTCAAAAATGCTAAAAACCCTTTGGATAACACAGCTGTACACCCTGAGGTTTATTCTATTGTTGAGCAAATGGCCAAGGATCTAAATTGTCAGGTAGAAGATTTAATTGCCAATGCTGAGTTGCGCAAACAGATTGATCTGAATGTTTATACATCTAACAAAGTTGGTTTACCAACTCTAAAAGATATTATGGGGGAGTTGGAGAAACCTGGTCGTGATCCTCGTTCTACTCGTCAGGTCTTTTCATTTGCTAATATTAGCAGCATAGAGGAATTGAGTGCTGGAATGAAATTGCCTGCTGTGGTAACCAACATTACAGCATTTGGAGCTTTTGTTGATATTGGAATCAAAGAAAACGGCTTAATTCACAAATCCAAAATGAGTCATAAATTTGTAGACGACCCTGCTACTGTACTTAAGTTGGGAGAGGAGTTAGAGGTAACGGTTCTGGATGTAGATTTGCAGCGGAAGCGTATCCAGCTATCTTTGGTTGATTAA
- a CDS encoding leucine-rich repeat domain-containing protein, with the protein MKNILILILCAFYLIPKSNAQTTAIPDAIFEQRLINLGIDSDGLINGLILDSDALTVTNLYVAGFGITDLTGIEAFLNLDTLNCKLNAIDSLDLTHNTALKYLDCSQNSMKHLNVSNLPLLAYVDCDNNGLVNGVDLTNDSLLTSLSCFNSGLSTLDVRTNILLRRLECSNNTFDTLDLSHNTALETLICYHSSINSLDLSNNIILKYLYCLDNDLLELDLSNNTALTHINCSNNNLSTLDLVNNLLLEYVRCHRNNLSILDVTNHTALEHLSCGFNNLSTLDLTNNLALNYFTCINNVPYLRICVPNVQAVSTNPNYFKDLSAVYLERCYSKAVTGRVIVDQNLNCTIDSAEVGLAGQFIKFEKTTDTTTAYFVTYDSLGNYVAYLDTGTYTVTVIPSNTYWSVCPTSQSVTVDTNYTIQRVDWTLQPLIFCPILEVDIAAPFLRTTGGGSYYTVSYCNNGTVVAQNAYVEVDLDPALIFVNASVPVANQNGTLYTFNLGNVNVGACGSINIQVVVDTSAQFQQTHCTEAHIYPDSICDPTWGGPRVDGTVDCQNDTVWFRIENQGAAMAQGQPYTIFEDNIAMRVGTVQLGAGQATTITQAAVAGRTYRIEVNQLAGYPAALGDAVFSRVIEGCNPFADGSFNTGFVTQFSNGHSAPFLAIDCQQNRASYDPNDKSAQPEGYGIAHYIEQNTAIDYKIRFQNTGTDTAFNIVILDTLSNLLEVTSLQMGASSHAYHWTLDSGNVLKVSFPNVLLVDSNTNEPLSHGFFRYRIDQKSNNAIGAVIENQAAIYFDYNPPIFTNTTFHTIGENFVISTVSIDRIYEEAIKVTVFPNPFEQSTTLKIEGKEYQELELMVFDVTGRQVAVHRNWYNNQIQLSRGSLQAGVYIYQLRGDSVLLNTGKIIVK; encoded by the coding sequence ATGAAAAACATACTTATTCTTATTCTTTGTGCTTTTTATTTAATTCCAAAATCCAATGCTCAAACGACCGCTATTCCTGATGCTATTTTTGAGCAGCGATTGATTAACTTGGGAATTGATTCAGATGGATTGATCAATGGATTAATATTGGACAGTGATGCGCTTACTGTGACTAATTTGTATGTTGCTGGTTTCGGAATTACGGATTTAACAGGGATTGAGGCTTTTCTAAACCTAGACACATTAAATTGTAAACTGAATGCTATAGATAGTCTAGATTTGACCCACAATACAGCCTTAAAGTACTTGGATTGTAGTCAAAATTCTATGAAACATTTAAACGTTTCCAACCTTCCGCTTCTAGCGTATGTGGATTGTGACAATAATGGTTTAGTGAATGGTGTTGATTTAACCAATGATTCCCTTTTAACTTCTTTATCCTGTTTTAATAGTGGCTTAAGCACATTAGATGTACGCACTAATATTTTATTGAGGCGCTTGGAGTGTAGCAATAATACCTTTGATACGTTGGATTTAAGTCATAATACAGCGTTAGAAACGTTGATTTGTTATCATAGTTCTATCAATAGTTTAGATTTAAGCAATAATATAATACTGAAATATTTGTACTGTCTTGACAATGATTTGTTGGAGTTGGATTTGTCCAATAATACGGCTTTGACACATATAAATTGTAGCAATAATAATTTAAGTACCTTAGATTTGGTGAATAATCTGCTTTTGGAATATGTAAGATGTCATCGGAATAATTTAAGTATCTTAGATGTGACCAATCATACGGCTTTGGAACACCTAAGTTGTGGTTTTAATAATTTAAGTACTTTAGATTTGACGAATAATTTAGCCTTAAATTATTTCACCTGTATAAACAATGTTCCATATCTTAGAATTTGTGTACCCAATGTACAGGCTGTTAGTACCAACCCCAATTATTTCAAGGATTTGTCTGCGGTATATTTAGAGCGTTGTTATTCTAAAGCGGTAACTGGTCGGGTAATTGTTGATCAGAATCTCAATTGCACCATAGACAGTGCAGAAGTAGGTTTAGCTGGGCAATTTATCAAATTTGAAAAAACAACAGATACAACCACTGCTTATTTTGTTACTTATGATTCATTGGGCAATTATGTAGCTTATTTGGATACTGGAACGTATACGGTTACGGTAATTCCTAGCAACACGTATTGGTCGGTTTGTCCTACAAGTCAATCTGTTACTGTAGATACCAATTATACGATTCAAAGGGTAGATTGGACGTTACAGCCCTTGATATTTTGCCCTATTTTAGAAGTTGATATAGCTGCTCCTTTTTTGAGAACAACAGGAGGGGGAAGTTATTATACGGTATCTTATTGTAACAATGGAACGGTCGTGGCGCAAAATGCTTATGTAGAGGTAGATTTAGACCCTGCTCTAATATTTGTAAATGCATCTGTACCTGTTGCCAATCAGAATGGAACGCTTTACACCTTTAATCTTGGAAATGTAAATGTTGGCGCTTGTGGAAGTATTAATATTCAGGTTGTAGTAGATACCAGTGCCCAGTTCCAGCAAACACACTGTACCGAAGCCCATATTTATCCAGATAGTATTTGCGATCCTACATGGGGTGGTCCTAGAGTTGACGGAACAGTGGATTGCCAAAATGATACGGTTTGGTTTAGGATTGAAAACCAAGGAGCGGCTATGGCTCAGGGGCAGCCCTATACCATTTTTGAAGATAATATAGCAATGCGTGTAGGAACGGTTCAATTGGGAGCAGGACAAGCAACAACTATCACACAAGCAGCAGTGGCAGGGCGTACTTATCGAATAGAAGTGAATCAATTGGCAGGTTATCCAGCAGCTTTAGGAGATGCTGTTTTTTCTAGAGTAATAGAAGGGTGTAATCCATTTGCAGATGGTAGTTTTAACACGGGATTTGTTACTCAATTCTCCAACGGACATAGTGCCCCATTTTTAGCTATAGATTGCCAACAAAATAGAGCTTCTTATGACCCTAATGACAAATCCGCCCAACCTGAAGGCTATGGAATAGCTCATTATATAGAACAGAATACAGCCATAGATTATAAAATACGTTTCCAAAATACAGGGACAGATACCGCTTTTAATATCGTAATCTTAGACACCTTGTCGAATTTATTAGAGGTGACCAGTTTACAAATGGGGGCAAGTAGCCATGCTTACCATTGGACGCTAGATAGTGGTAATGTATTGAAAGTGAGTTTTCCAAATGTTTTATTGGTAGACAGTAATACCAATGAACCGTTGTCGCATGGCTTTTTTCGCTATAGAATTGACCAAAAATCCAATAATGCTATAGGGGCAGTGATTGAAAACCAAGCGGCAATTTATTTTGATTATAACCCGCCTATTTTTACAAATACAACGTTCCATACCATTGGCGAAAATTTTGTTATCTCTACAGTGTCTATTGACCGTATTTATGAAGAAGCTATAAAAGTTACTGTTTTTCCAAATCCTTTTGAACAATCCACAACATTAAAAATTGAAGGAAAGGAATATCAAGAATTGGAGTTAATGGTGTTTGATGTTACTGGGCGACAGGTAGCAGTCCATCGAAATTGGTATAATAATCAAATTCAACTCTCAAGAGGGAGTTTACAGGCAGGCGTTTATATCTATCAACTTCGAGGCGATAGCGTCCTCTTAAATACAGGAAAAATTATAGTAAAGTAA
- a CDS encoding cysteine dioxygenase, whose amino-acid sequence MLVETIPRSLERLKKLIISTINDGGKITAEQVKKLVERAQVTEEDLMPYADFDHPVEDNYGRKMVYDGGSFEIMAMSWNPGHYSSIHNHGYTQWGVVQVFGNAHHFIYRNKDNALTFAKKEILTSGEITKVVNATIHQMGNPSTGKYMTLHIYGSNEKEGDITADAKNYELEFDRVNHTTGGAFFNLPADKIYDFEPCAMPSNDVFINYAKLLMDYYERQEPSLEINELKMALIKKLKERTCFF is encoded by the coding sequence ATGTTAGTAGAAACGATACCGAGATCATTAGAGAGACTCAAGAAGCTTATTATTAGCACGATTAATGATGGCGGAAAAATCACTGCTGAGCAAGTTAAAAAATTAGTGGAACGAGCACAAGTAACAGAAGAGGATTTAATGCCTTATGCCGATTTTGATCACCCTGTTGAAGACAACTATGGACGAAAGATGGTCTATGATGGGGGAAGCTTCGAAATAATGGCGATGTCTTGGAATCCAGGACATTATTCTTCTATTCACAACCATGGCTATACGCAATGGGGGGTAGTGCAGGTTTTTGGAAATGCACACCATTTTATTTACCGAAATAAAGATAACGCATTGACCTTTGCCAAAAAAGAGATTTTGACATCTGGTGAAATTACAAAGGTTGTGAATGCAACCATTCATCAAATGGGGAATCCTTCTACTGGCAAGTATATGACATTACATATTTATGGAAGTAATGAAAAAGAGGGCGATATTACCGCAGATGCTAAAAATTATGAATTAGAGTTTGATAGAGTAAATCACACTACTGGTGGGGCATTCTTTAATTTGCCAGCAGATAAGATTTATGATTTTGAACCTTGTGCTATGCCTTCTAACGATGTCTTTATTAACTATGCTAAGCTATTGATGGATTATTATGAACGTCAAGAACCATCTCTAGAAATTAATGAATTAAAAATGGCATTGATAAAGAAACTAAAAGAACGTACTTGTTTCTTTTAA
- a CDS encoding GNAT family N-acetyltransferase, with protein sequence MKNKVEIIEATSADFHAIAMIYNEFIALGTATMDETLKTADDIAGWCQKFHDREKLYVLKEEDTTIGWGIIKRYSDREGYRFACETAVYITASQVGKGYGTMMKKHLIASCKKLNYKHLIAKIFANNKGSIAYNLNLGYTIVGTQQQIGFKNDRWQDVVIMQYIID encoded by the coding sequence ATGAAAAATAAAGTAGAAATAATAGAAGCAACATCGGCGGATTTTCATGCCATTGCTATGATCTATAATGAGTTCATTGCATTGGGTACTGCAACCATGGATGAAACGCTAAAAACGGCTGATGATATTGCGGGATGGTGTCAAAAATTTCACGATCGTGAAAAATTATACGTCCTCAAAGAAGAGGATACAACCATTGGCTGGGGAATCATTAAACGGTATAGCGATAGAGAAGGATACCGTTTTGCCTGTGAAACAGCAGTCTATATTACTGCTAGCCAAGTGGGCAAAGGATATGGTACCATGATGAAAAAACACCTGATTGCAAGCTGTAAAAAACTGAATTATAAACATCTTATCGCCAAAATTTTTGCCAATAACAAAGGCAGTATTGCTTATAACCTAAATTTGGGCTATACGATTGTTGGAACTCAACAGCAAATTGGCTTTAAAAATGATCGATGGCAAGATGTTGTTATTATGCAATATATAATAGATTAA